The Nocardia vinacea genome contains the following window.
CGCCAACCGGTCAGTTCCGGCCCGTAGGACTGCTCGATCGTGGGCACCCCAGCCAGCGGGTTCGGCGTCAACACCACCGCCAACTGCTCAACCACGTCTAACACGGCGGCCAGCTCACGGGGCCGATCGAGGCGAGGATGCCAGCCGGGCACAGCTTCGAACACGGTGACCACCCATCCCGCCGACTCGATCGAGAACAACACCGCAGGCGTCGGCACCACAGCGGGTAGCCGGGAAACGGTGTCTGCTTCGGTGCGATAGCGGAGGGCGAGGGTGTCATCGCTGGGGATCGCCTTCGCGAAAACCGTTCGGCCGTCGTCCAATTTCAGAAGCGCGGCCATGCCGTGGCTGAACCCGCCAGACGGAACTGTCACCATCTGAACCCGAGCATGCAGGCGGCGCTCGATCGCCGCGCGCGCCGAGGCGGGCAGTTGATCCCATCCGATCCGATACGCGGCTTGCTCGTCTGTCATCGCACCATCGTGGGTCCCGCGCCACGGTGGACTCCACTCATTTTCGGCGAGCGACCGAGGTCGGACGTCTTGGGGGAGTGGGGGCTGTCACGGATGCGTTCGAGGCTGCCGCAGGTAGAGGCCTGCTTCCTCGAAGTCCCCAGCCCCGTTTGTAGAATCCTGCAACGTCGAGATGTGCTGCCAGCCCGAGG
Protein-coding sequences here:
- a CDS encoding phosphotransferase family protein, with the protein product MTDEQAAYRIGWDQLPASARAAIERRLHARVQMVTVPSGGFSHGMAALLKLDDGRTVFAKAIPSDDTLALRYRTEADTVSRLPAVVPTPAVLFSIESAGWVVTVFEAVPGWHPRLDRPRELAAVLDVVEQLAVVLTPNPLAGVPTIEQSYGPELTGWRQFAEHGPPADLDRWSLGNLDRLAELEATWPDLAAGDTLLHTDLRPDNMLYQKDRGVVVVDWAWPCSGAAWVDLVSLMPSLLADGIDPDPILATHPTTVDTDPAAITAFVCAMSGYWARNSRLPAQPRSPNLRVHQAEKARISREWLTKRITMPGR